From Thermoflavifilum aggregans, a single genomic window includes:
- a CDS encoding glycosyltransferase → MRICVTRSNVQAYSETFIVRQIAGLKSVFGDDQVKLIYQNWLPQKEESGKLLNPLPLFLLHKFFKNVFHKEDTLINLYGLIKYFKNQKFDVVVANYGVTGAKIWKACTQAGVPLIVHFHGFDAFHKQTLQKYLPSYKQMFQYASYIIAVSQDMRKQLIALGADEQKVVTIPYGIDISFFRPGDPSTAPPVFLAVGRFTAKKAPQLTIQAFSYVVQQVPEARLMMVGDGELFEECVKLAANLVHKIEFKGVLQPDEIAQLMRQVRAFVQHSVTAPDGDKEGTPNTILEAAASGLPVISTYHAGIPEAVRHGETGFLVEEGDVHLMADYMIKLATNPQLAKELGSAARKHIEQHYTQQQQINKIVELIHACLLVGRH, encoded by the coding sequence ATGAGGATTTGTGTAACCCGCTCTAATGTGCAAGCTTATTCTGAGACTTTTATTGTAAGGCAGATTGCAGGTTTAAAATCTGTTTTTGGTGATGATCAGGTAAAACTGATTTATCAAAACTGGCTACCCCAAAAAGAAGAGTCCGGTAAGCTGTTAAACCCATTACCTCTTTTCCTGCTGCATAAATTTTTTAAGAATGTATTTCATAAAGAAGACACCCTCATCAACCTGTACGGCTTAATCAAATATTTTAAAAACCAAAAGTTCGACGTCGTAGTAGCCAACTATGGAGTTACCGGAGCCAAAATATGGAAAGCATGCACACAGGCAGGTGTGCCTTTAATTGTCCATTTCCACGGATTTGATGCTTTTCACAAACAAACCTTGCAGAAATACCTCCCCTCCTACAAGCAAATGTTTCAATATGCAAGCTACATCATTGCCGTTTCACAAGACATGCGCAAACAGTTAATTGCATTGGGCGCAGATGAGCAAAAAGTAGTCACGATCCCTTATGGTATTGATATTTCGTTTTTCAGGCCTGGCGACCCTTCAACAGCTCCGCCCGTGTTTCTCGCCGTAGGAAGGTTCACAGCCAAGAAAGCCCCACAGTTGACTATTCAGGCATTCAGCTATGTCGTGCAGCAGGTGCCTGAAGCAAGATTGATGATGGTGGGTGATGGTGAGTTGTTTGAGGAGTGTGTAAAGCTTGCTGCTAATTTGGTTCATAAAATCGAATTTAAAGGCGTGCTGCAACCCGATGAAATTGCTCAGCTTATGCGACAAGTCCGGGCTTTCGTGCAACATTCTGTCACAGCGCCCGATGGCGACAAGGAAGGCACACCCAATACGATTCTGGAAGCTGCCGCATCTGGTTTGCCCGTCATCAGTACTTACCATGCGGGTATTCCCGAAGCAGTCAGGCATGGTGAAACGGGCTTCCTGGTAGAAGAGGGGGATGTGCACCTGATGGCAGATTACATGATAAAACTCGCAACCAATCCTCAGTTGGCAAAAGAGTTGGGTAGTGCAGCAAGAAAACATATAGAACAGCATTACACACAGCAGCAACAGATAAATAAAATCGTAGAACTTATTCATGCTTGCTTGCTGGTAGGCAGGCATTAA
- a CDS encoding glycoside hydrolase family 30 protein has protein sequence MHKHFSIENKFRCRGFRLWVFPSRFRAVLTIVLISSMGCYTGCAKSNPPAGQAGGSQPAPPADTTHPVQQQPVQTDVAYWLTTPDRSQLLKQQQVALLFSPASGQQPTIEVDTTQTFQTIDGFGFALTGGSAYLIHKLPAAQQAALLQELFGNDSNSIHISYIRISIGASDLNRSAFTYDDMPAGQTDTTLEYFNLGADQYDLIPILQKVLQIQPGLHIIATPWSAPAWMKTNHSLIGGSLDTAYYAVYARYFVRYIQTMQSLGIPIEAITPQNEPLYGGNNPSMMMQPQEELRFVRDYLGPAFQQADIRTKIVVYDHNCDRPDYPLTILQDPVARQYVDGSAFHLYAGNITALSQVHHAYPDKQVYFTEQWTGGPDQFGPNLSWDILNLIVGATRNWSRCVIKWNLASDPDYQPHTPGGCSSCLGALTIGSDIIRNSSYYSIAHASKFVPSGSVRVYSTDLPALPNVAFLTPNGSKVLIVYNPSSADQTFQISFRGKQVSPVLPAGAVGTFVWK, from the coding sequence ATGCACAAGCATTTCAGTATCGAAAACAAATTCCGGTGCCGTGGCTTCCGGCTGTGGGTTTTTCCTAGCAGGTTCCGGGCTGTACTTACCATTGTGCTCATAAGCAGCATGGGCTGCTATACGGGTTGTGCCAAATCAAACCCGCCGGCAGGCCAGGCAGGCGGTTCGCAGCCTGCACCACCTGCCGATACGACCCATCCGGTGCAACAGCAGCCTGTGCAAACCGATGTAGCCTACTGGCTCACCACGCCCGATCGCAGCCAGCTGCTGAAGCAGCAACAGGTAGCTTTGTTGTTCTCCCCAGCATCCGGTCAACAGCCTACCATTGAAGTGGATACCACACAAACCTTTCAAACCATCGATGGATTTGGTTTTGCCCTCACCGGTGGCAGTGCCTATTTGATTCACAAATTGCCAGCTGCACAGCAAGCCGCCTTGCTGCAGGAATTATTTGGCAACGATAGCAACTCCATTCACATCAGCTATATCCGCATCAGCATCGGCGCTTCAGATCTGAATCGTTCTGCTTTTACCTACGATGATATGCCTGCCGGGCAAACCGATACGACTCTGGAGTATTTCAATCTCGGAGCTGATCAGTATGACCTGATACCCATATTGCAAAAGGTGCTGCAAATCCAGCCCGGCCTGCACATCATCGCCACGCCCTGGTCGGCACCGGCCTGGATGAAAACCAACCACAGCCTGATAGGTGGCAGCCTGGATACGGCGTATTATGCGGTGTATGCAAGATATTTTGTCAGATACATTCAAACCATGCAGTCGCTGGGCATTCCCATTGAAGCCATCACTCCTCAAAACGAGCCGCTGTACGGAGGCAATAATCCCAGCATGATGATGCAGCCGCAGGAAGAGCTGCGCTTCGTCAGAGACTACCTGGGCCCAGCTTTTCAACAGGCGGATATTCGCACCAAAATTGTGGTATATGATCACAACTGCGATCGGCCTGATTATCCGCTTACCATCCTGCAGGATCCGGTAGCCAGGCAATATGTGGATGGTTCGGCCTTTCACCTGTATGCGGGCAATATCACAGCCCTTTCGCAGGTGCACCATGCCTATCCCGACAAGCAGGTATATTTCACCGAACAATGGACCGGCGGCCCCGATCAGTTTGGTCCCAACCTGTCGTGGGATATCCTGAACCTGATTGTGGGTGCTACACGCAACTGGAGCCGATGTGTGATCAAATGGAATCTGGCTTCCGATCCAGATTATCAACCCCACACCCCCGGCGGATGTAGTTCCTGTCTGGGCGCATTGACCATCGGGAGCGATATTATCCGCAATTCATCATATTATTCCATTGCCCATGCATCCAAATTTGTTCCTTCCGGATCGGTGCGGGTATATTCTACAGATCTGCCTGCCCTGCCCAATGTGGCTTTCCTGACACCAAACGGCAGCAAGGTACTTATCGTATACAACCCATCATCTGCTGATCAAACTTTTCAGATTTCCTTCCGTGGCAAACAGGTAAGTCCGGTGCTGCCAGCCGGTGCAGTAGGCACATTTGTGTGGAAATGA
- a CDS encoding sugar 3,4-ketoisomerase: MAYLIQLTTHSDKRGNLTVIEDEIPFEIKRIFYIYGVDDSMRGGHRHKTTVQAAICIHGSCIVSNDDGEKQEDFLLDHPSKCLILETKDWHVMHHFTPDAVLLVLASTKFDPADYIYEPYPHRV, from the coding sequence ATGGCTTATTTGATTCAGCTAACTACTCATAGCGATAAAAGAGGTAATCTCACCGTAATTGAGGATGAAATTCCGTTTGAAATCAAACGCATATTTTACATCTATGGGGTAGATGATTCCATGAGAGGGGGACATCGCCATAAAACAACGGTTCAGGCTGCCATCTGCATCCATGGCAGTTGCATTGTATCCAATGATGACGGAGAAAAACAGGAAGATTTTCTGCTTGATCATCCCAGCAAATGTTTGATTCTGGAAACCAAAGACTGGCATGTGATGCATCATTTCACGCCTGACGCTGTGCTGCTTGTGCTTGCATCCACCAAATTTGATCCTGCAGATTACATTTATGAGCCTTATCCGCATAGAGTATGA
- a CDS encoding lipopolysaccharide biosynthesis protein translates to MGIVRRQSIQSTIFIYAGFAIGAFNVLVLFTHFLSPEQFGLIQLMVNAAALMAALATLGTVPVVNKFFPFYQDYLKPHKNDLPLLVISICLLGFGLFALAGWLGKSLIIRKFSGNSALFVQYYFWLFPMVFFMLFFALLESFAWGLRKTVLTNVLRETVVRLYGTLLIVLVALHGISVDAFIKLYSGLFAIPVIVVLVVLIRSGQFHLYAGISSVTRRLWKRMLAFSLYVFSSNVFNVFAKTVEIFFISSISGLAQTGVYSIADYIIRVMEVPQRGMASITTPLLAVHWKNKDYKEIEKLYQKSSATLLIAGLAILGLICTDLPDIQHFLPEKYRGITWVVWILGAGKLMDLGTGVNNQVIQTSHFWKFDFYTNIFFTVVSIVLNYFLVHRFGMIGAAITAALSLTLFNLMRCVFIYLRFQMQPFRWATAGIVLSGIAAFVIAKSIPLPLGNDSPSRVLIYLIDAAIRGIVYIGLFGGAVLYFRFSEDVNQLAEKWKHILYQHGQKLMQTLFK, encoded by the coding sequence ATGGGTATTGTCAGGCGGCAAAGCATTCAATCCACCATTTTCATTTATGCCGGGTTTGCTATTGGTGCTTTCAATGTGCTGGTGCTGTTTACCCATTTTCTGAGCCCCGAACAATTCGGATTGATTCAGCTGATGGTAAATGCTGCAGCCCTGATGGCAGCCCTGGCTACCTTGGGCACTGTGCCCGTGGTAAATAAATTTTTCCCATTTTACCAGGATTATCTGAAACCTCATAAAAACGATCTGCCACTGCTGGTCATCAGCATCTGTCTGCTGGGTTTCGGATTATTCGCACTGGCGGGATGGCTGGGCAAATCGCTTATCATCCGTAAGTTTTCCGGCAATTCAGCTTTGTTTGTACAATATTATTTCTGGCTGTTCCCCATGGTGTTCTTCATGTTGTTTTTTGCTTTGCTGGAGAGCTTTGCCTGGGGATTACGCAAAACCGTACTCACCAACGTGCTGCGCGAAACGGTTGTGCGCCTGTATGGTACCTTGTTGATTGTACTGGTTGCCCTGCATGGGATATCGGTAGATGCATTCATCAAATTGTATAGCGGATTGTTTGCCATTCCGGTGATTGTGGTGCTGGTGGTATTGATCCGCAGCGGGCAGTTTCATCTGTATGCGGGTATCAGCTCCGTAACCCGCAGGCTGTGGAAACGCATGCTGGCTTTCAGCCTGTATGTGTTCAGCAGCAACGTGTTCAATGTATTTGCCAAAACGGTGGAAATTTTTTTCATATCCAGCATCAGCGGACTGGCACAGACAGGCGTGTATTCCATAGCCGATTATATCATCCGAGTGATGGAAGTGCCGCAGCGGGGCATGGCTTCCATTACCACTCCCCTGCTGGCTGTACACTGGAAAAACAAGGATTATAAGGAAATTGAAAAGCTTTATCAGAAATCCTCCGCCACCCTGCTGATTGCCGGACTGGCCATTCTGGGACTCATCTGCACGGATCTGCCGGATATTCAGCATTTCCTGCCCGAAAAATACCGCGGAATTACCTGGGTGGTGTGGATTCTGGGTGCAGGCAAACTGATGGATCTGGGCACAGGCGTGAATAATCAAGTGATTCAGACTTCCCATTTCTGGAAATTTGATTTTTATACGAATATTTTCTTTACGGTTGTTTCCATTGTACTGAATTATTTTCTGGTGCATCGTTTTGGGATGATAGGTGCCGCCATCACAGCAGCTCTTTCCCTAACGCTTTTTAATCTGATGCGCTGCGTGTTTATCTACCTGCGTTTCCAGATGCAGCCTTTCCGGTGGGCAACAGCTGGTATTGTACTATCGGGCATTGCAGCGTTCGTGATTGCGAAATCCATTCCGCTGCCTCTTGGTAATGATTCCCCAAGCAGGGTGCTTATCTATCTTATCGATGCTGCCATAAGAGGCATCGTCTATATCGGCTTGTTTGGCGGAGCTGTATTGTATTTCCGTTTTTCGGAGGATGTGAATCAGTTGGCTGAAAAATGGAAACACATCCTGTATCAACACGGGCAAAAACTCATGCAAACCCTTTTCAAATAG
- a CDS encoding glycosyltransferase family 4 protein, with protein sequence MKILFLTEMYSEGMGYSENFLPKAMARLGHEVHVVSSTAQVYFNAPHYRKTYEPFLGPNIVQPGTKEIDGYLLHRLPLILAGRISKKLPGMNVIMMKGLRETIAHIHPDVINVFHLYSQTCYEAARVAHELNTDRAGRVRFFTESHVHASVFNMRNPRTWLKYHLLQFPRKLRFINSITVKHYAIAKDVAEISMRYFLVPPEKIEIESLGVDTDLFSPIASAQDEQARRQKRKALGFEDTDIVCIYTGRFTPDKNPLCLAQAVNYLHEKGTAYQHIKALFVGSGTQRDVEAIRAMKGCVVHPFVQVHELPALYRAADIGVWPRQESTSQLDAAACGLPIIISNRTQVKERVDPCEGMPGRNGLLYEENNFVDLAEKILMLSDPQVRKEMGRIGAQKVHMLFSWDAIARKREKDFQHSLET encoded by the coding sequence ATGAAAATCTTGTTTCTGACTGAGATGTATTCCGAGGGAATGGGTTATTCCGAAAACTTTCTGCCCAAAGCCATGGCCAGACTGGGTCATGAGGTGCATGTGGTTTCGTCCACAGCTCAGGTATATTTCAATGCGCCTCATTACCGGAAAACATACGAGCCTTTTCTGGGTCCCAATATTGTACAGCCTGGTACAAAAGAAATTGATGGTTATCTGCTGCACAGGCTTCCGCTTATCCTTGCCGGCCGAATAAGCAAGAAGCTTCCAGGGATGAATGTGATCATGATGAAAGGATTGCGCGAAACCATTGCACATATTCATCCGGATGTCATCAATGTGTTTCATCTGTATTCGCAAACCTGTTATGAAGCGGCCAGGGTCGCACATGAGTTGAACACAGATCGGGCAGGCAGGGTGCGTTTTTTCACTGAAAGCCATGTGCATGCTTCGGTGTTCAACATGCGTAATCCCAGGACATGGCTGAAATATCATTTGTTGCAGTTTCCGCGTAAACTGCGCTTCATCAACAGCATTACGGTGAAACATTATGCCATTGCAAAGGATGTGGCAGAAATATCCATGCGTTATTTTCTGGTGCCGCCCGAAAAAATTGAAATCGAATCGCTGGGTGTGGATACTGATCTGTTCAGCCCCATCGCCTCGGCACAAGATGAGCAGGCGCGCAGGCAAAAAAGAAAGGCGCTGGGTTTTGAAGATACGGATATCGTATGCATCTACACCGGCCGGTTTACACCCGATAAAAATCCTTTGTGCCTGGCACAGGCTGTCAACTATCTGCACGAGAAGGGAACAGCTTATCAGCATATTAAGGCTTTATTTGTAGGCAGCGGTACGCAGCGGGATGTGGAGGCCATTCGGGCTATGAAGGGATGTGTTGTGCATCCGTTTGTGCAGGTACATGAATTGCCAGCATTGTATCGTGCTGCAGATATCGGTGTATGGCCAAGGCAGGAATCAACCAGCCAGCTGGATGCAGCGGCCTGCGGATTGCCCATCATCATCAGCAACCGCACGCAGGTGAAAGAGCGGGTGGATCCTTGTGAAGGCATGCCGGGAAGAAATGGTTTGTTGTATGAAGAAAACAATTTCGTGGATCTGGCAGAAAAAATTCTGATGCTTTCGGATCCTCAGGTCAGAAAAGAAATGGGCCGCATTGGCGCACAAAAAGTACACATGCTTTTCAGCTGGGATGCCATAGCCCGGAAAAGAGAAAAAGATTTTCAGCATTCATTGGAAACCTGA
- a CDS encoding glycosyl transferase, with protein sequence MEKQTLYFCTLFDSHYLTRGLVMYESLKACCKDFHLYIFSFDDRSFQLLKSFNLPHVTVISLSEFEDEDLLRVKPTRSRAEYCWTCTPSTILYCLEQFHLPHCTYIDADLYFYQDPSILLEEMGEHSILITEHRYSPQYEKSAKAGKYCVQFITFKQDEYGIKALKWWRERCLEWCYARLEDGKFGDQKYLDDWPERFEKVWVLQHPGGGLAPWNIQQYEVEQKTCLPDSWICRNYRTGEVFEPVFYHFHYLRYYTDGRIELGRRKLSKQVLRLIYTPYICKLENMKQNLMKTYTYLNLPDRQAGGRELGFDPNGSSPAPNSIKHKLVNLYRKIKGVYHVYPVQKFLAACRLADLEKC encoded by the coding sequence ATGGAAAAACAAACATTATATTTCTGTACGCTTTTTGACAGCCATTATCTCACGCGGGGGCTGGTCATGTACGAATCACTGAAAGCCTGCTGCAAGGATTTTCATCTATACATTTTTAGTTTTGATGATCGCTCCTTTCAATTGCTTAAATCATTCAACCTGCCACATGTTACTGTAATTTCATTATCGGAATTTGAAGATGAAGATCTGCTGCGTGTGAAGCCCACCCGCAGCCGGGCAGAATATTGCTGGACATGCACGCCATCCACCATTCTCTATTGCCTGGAACAATTTCATCTGCCGCATTGCACTTATATTGATGCAGATTTGTATTTCTATCAGGATCCATCCATACTTCTGGAAGAGATGGGTGAACATTCCATTTTAATTACCGAGCATCGTTATTCTCCCCAATACGAAAAATCTGCAAAAGCAGGTAAATATTGTGTGCAGTTTATCACTTTCAAACAGGATGAGTATGGAATAAAAGCCCTGAAATGGTGGCGGGAACGCTGTCTGGAATGGTGTTATGCCCGGCTGGAAGATGGAAAGTTCGGCGATCAGAAATACCTGGATGACTGGCCTGAACGTTTTGAAAAAGTTTGGGTACTTCAACATCCGGGTGGAGGGCTTGCTCCATGGAATATTCAGCAATATGAGGTGGAACAGAAAACCTGCCTGCCAGACAGTTGGATCTGCAGAAACTACCGCACCGGAGAAGTATTCGAACCGGTGTTTTATCATTTCCATTATCTGCGATATTATACCGATGGAAGGATTGAGCTGGGCAGACGCAAGCTCAGTAAACAGGTGCTGAGATTGATCTATACACCTTACATTTGTAAGCTGGAGAACATGAAACAAAATCTGATGAAAACATATACCTACCTGAACCTGCCTGACCGGCAGGCAGGTGGCAGGGAGCTTGGCTTTGATCCGAACGGATCGTCACCCGCTCCGAACAGCATCAAACATAAACTGGTTAATTTATACCGGAAAATAAAAGGAGTTTATCATGTGTATCCGGTACAGAAATTCCTGGCTGCCTGTCGATTGGCAGATTTAGAAAAATGCTAA
- a CDS encoding DegT/DnrJ/EryC1/StrS family aminotransferase, which translates to MIPYEDLKAVNKPYFEELKQTFASTLESGWYILGQQVKLFEQAFADYLHIQHCIGVANGLEALFLSLKAFDFKPGSEVIVPSNTYIATILSILHAGLKPVLVEPDIRTYNIDPNRIEEAITPRTCAVMVVHLYGKCCEMDKIKKICSQHQLKLIEDCAQSHGAAFKKQLSGTFGEFGAFSFYPTKNLGALGDAGAVTTNDPELAKKINILRNYGSEKKYYNDLIGYNSRLDEVQAAFLLVKLKHLEEINNHKRKLAAIYQQHLKEDFIKPFVHPDYLDVYHIFNIRHPKRDQLKKYLLDHGIQTEIHYPVPPHQQKALQGILPARTSLPAGQAGLPAGRQAGLPRRQAGFPISEEIHRTTLSLPCSTAHTEEDIYRIVEIMNKF; encoded by the coding sequence ATGATTCCTTACGAAGATCTGAAAGCAGTCAACAAACCATATTTTGAAGAACTGAAACAAACATTTGCTTCCACACTGGAAAGCGGATGGTACATACTTGGTCAACAAGTAAAATTATTTGAACAGGCATTTGCAGATTATCTTCATATTCAGCATTGCATTGGGGTTGCCAACGGACTGGAAGCCTTGTTTCTTTCGCTGAAAGCATTTGATTTTAAACCCGGATCTGAAGTAATTGTTCCTTCCAACACCTACATAGCCACGATTTTATCTATTCTGCATGCCGGATTAAAACCTGTACTGGTAGAACCTGATATCCGCACCTATAATATTGACCCAAACCGGATTGAAGAAGCCATTACGCCCCGCACCTGTGCCGTGATGGTAGTGCATTTATACGGCAAATGCTGTGAAATGGATAAAATCAAGAAGATATGCAGCCAGCATCAACTGAAACTGATTGAAGATTGTGCACAGTCGCACGGTGCAGCTTTTAAAAAACAATTATCCGGTACATTTGGAGAATTTGGTGCTTTTAGTTTTTATCCAACCAAAAACCTGGGCGCATTGGGCGATGCAGGTGCCGTTACTACCAATGATCCAGAGCTTGCAAAAAAAATCAATATCCTGCGGAATTACGGATCAGAAAAAAAATACTATAATGATTTAATTGGTTATAACTCCAGGCTGGATGAAGTACAGGCTGCTTTTTTGCTGGTTAAATTGAAACATCTGGAAGAAATCAACAATCACAAAAGAAAGCTGGCTGCTATTTATCAGCAACATCTGAAGGAAGATTTCATAAAGCCATTTGTGCATCCGGACTATTTGGACGTGTATCATATTTTCAACATCCGCCATCCGAAAAGAGATCAGCTGAAAAAATATTTGCTGGATCACGGTATCCAAACGGAAATTCATTATCCTGTACCTCCGCATCAGCAGAAAGCCCTGCAGGGTATATTACCTGCTCGTACATCCCTGCCTGCCGGTCAGGCAGGTCTACCTGCCGGCCGGCAGGCAGGCCTACCTAGACGGCAGGCAGGTTTCCCGATTTCAGAAGAAATCCATCGGACTACCTTAAGCCTTCCCTGTTCTACTGCACATACGGAAGAAGATATTTATCGGATAGTGGAAATCATGAATAAGTTTTGA
- a CDS encoding class I SAM-dependent methyltransferase, with amino-acid sequence MAAERTPQSISREMHDRLHPTIFHPRYYHLSRLKKAVQFVIQKYIQKGSCDVMVDYGCGSMPYRSLFMPYVKNYLGADIALNQAADIVLDEYGRLPLNAASADVILSTQVLEHVTDPQLYLQEASRVLKNQGLLILSTHGIWMYHPDPVDYWRWTSAGLQKIIHENGFEILDIVGIQGLASAGLQLIQDAFLFKLPSFVKCFFIPVMQLRIALADQLHSRNNRIKDACVFMIVAKKS; translated from the coding sequence ATGGCTGCTGAACGTACTCCGCAATCCATCTCTCGTGAAATGCATGATCGTCTGCATCCCACCATTTTCCATCCCCGTTATTACCATCTCAGTCGTCTGAAAAAAGCTGTGCAATTTGTTATACAGAAATATATTCAGAAAGGCAGCTGTGATGTGATGGTTGACTATGGTTGTGGCAGTATGCCCTATCGTTCATTGTTTATGCCTTACGTAAAAAATTATCTGGGAGCAGATATAGCTTTGAATCAGGCTGCAGATATTGTGTTGGATGAATATGGCCGATTGCCGCTTAATGCCGCATCAGCAGATGTAATTCTTTCTACACAGGTACTCGAACATGTAACGGATCCGCAACTTTATCTGCAGGAAGCAAGCAGGGTGTTGAAAAATCAAGGTTTGTTGATTTTATCCACGCATGGTATCTGGATGTATCATCCTGATCCTGTTGACTATTGGAGATGGACATCTGCGGGATTGCAAAAAATCATTCATGAAAATGGTTTTGAAATACTCGATATAGTTGGCATACAAGGTCTTGCATCAGCAGGACTTCAGCTGATACAGGATGCATTTTTATTTAAATTGCCTTCCTTTGTAAAATGTTTTTTTATTCCTGTCATGCAACTCAGAATTGCTTTGGCCGATCAGCTCCACAGCCGCAACAATCGGATCAAGGATGCCTGTGTGTTTATGATTGTAGCTAAAAAGTCGTGA
- a CDS encoding methionine biosynthesis protein MetW → MGTSIDQPDRNDNRNYDYSAFPIEERPEYTRIIPYIQPQTSILDLGCGNGSLLQKLIREKNVAGVGMEISETGVQICRQKGLHVMQGFIDEPLPFPDNTFDYAICNVTIQMVRYPEILLSEMKRVARFQIVSFPNFAFYKNRTEMLLKGRMPKKMLFGYSWYNTGHIHQLSITDFRELVQTIGGLRIVYLDVDETHNRIKNRLIRLFPNLFCVVPIFILEKNNHEDH, encoded by the coding sequence TTGGGAACCTCCATAGATCAACCCGATAGAAATGATAACAGAAACTATGACTATTCGGCTTTTCCGATAGAAGAAAGGCCTGAATACACCCGCATTATACCATACATACAACCCCAAACAAGTATCCTGGATCTCGGATGCGGAAACGGATCCTTGTTGCAGAAACTGATACGTGAAAAGAATGTTGCAGGTGTTGGAATGGAAATAAGCGAAACCGGTGTGCAGATATGCCGGCAAAAAGGCCTGCATGTCATGCAGGGATTCATTGATGAACCATTGCCTTTTCCGGATAACACATTTGATTATGCCATTTGCAATGTGACCATACAAATGGTACGCTACCCTGAAATACTTCTCTCGGAAATGAAGCGGGTGGCCAGATTCCAGATTGTTTCCTTTCCGAATTTTGCTTTTTACAAAAACAGAACAGAAATGCTCCTGAAAGGCCGGATGCCCAAAAAAATGTTGTTTGGCTACAGCTGGTACAACACCGGACATATTCATCAGTTATCAATAACAGATTTCAGGGAGCTGGTACAAACCATCGGTGGATTGAGAATTGTATATTTGGATGTGGATGAAACACATAACAGGATAAAAAACAGGCTGATCCGACTATTTCCCAACCTGTTCTGTGTAGTCCCCATATTTATCCTGGAAAAAAATAATCATGAAGATCATTGA
- the wecB gene encoding non-hydrolyzing UDP-N-acetylglucosamine 2-epimerase, with protein sequence MKKIISVVGARPNFMKVAPLFRAFQQYRDIQHLICHTGQHYDDRMSRIFFEELELPRPDFYLGVGSGTHAEQLAGIMLGFEKILQSERPDLVIVVGDVNSTVACSLIASRFLIPIAHVEAGLRSFDRTMPEEINRLLTDALADYLFVSEPSGIRNLQKEGIPQEKIFFVGNVMIDSLLYYLPKIAQSEILQTLHCQPGEYILVTLHRPSNVDHREELKELIGLLREIASLKKIIFPVHPRTRNKIHEFSLEDMLPANVIITEPLGYLDFMQLVQHAALVITDSGGIQEETTFLQIPCITVRNNTERPVTVEIGTNRLAGTDPAQIKQMVFETLSNLSAGRQEGQPIRQESVKTPGSKDSRIPELWDGHAAERIAKIIYEKL encoded by the coding sequence ATGAAAAAAATCATTTCCGTAGTAGGTGCCAGGCCTAATTTCATGAAGGTCGCTCCGCTTTTCAGAGCTTTTCAGCAGTATAGAGATATTCAGCATCTCATTTGTCATACGGGCCAGCATTATGATGATCGCATGTCAAGAATATTTTTTGAAGAGCTGGAATTGCCCAGGCCAGATTTTTATCTGGGTGTGGGATCCGGCACACATGCAGAACAGCTGGCCGGCATTATGCTGGGTTTTGAAAAAATACTTCAATCCGAACGTCCTGATCTGGTGATTGTAGTGGGAGATGTAAACTCCACGGTTGCCTGCAGCTTGATAGCCTCACGATTTCTTATTCCCATAGCTCACGTGGAAGCCGGATTAAGAAGTTTTGATCGCACCATGCCTGAAGAAATTAACCGGCTGCTGACCGATGCCCTGGCCGATTATCTGTTTGTCAGCGAACCATCCGGAATCCGGAATTTACAAAAGGAAGGTATTCCGCAGGAAAAAATATTTTTTGTGGGAAATGTGATGATTGATAGTTTATTGTATTATCTTCCTAAAATAGCGCAATCTGAAATCCTGCAAACCCTGCATTGCCAGCCGGGTGAATATATACTGGTTACCCTGCACAGGCCCTCGAATGTAGATCATCGAGAAGAATTAAAAGAGCTGATTGGCCTGCTTCGTGAAATAGCATCCCTGAAAAAAATTATTTTTCCCGTTCATCCGCGAACAAGAAATAAAATTCATGAGTTCTCGCTGGAGGATATGCTTCCTGCAAATGTAATAATTACAGAACCTCTGGGATATCTTGATTTTATGCAACTGGTGCAGCATGCAGCTTTGGTGATTACCGACAGCGGAGGCATTCAGGAAGAAACCACTTTTCTGCAGATTCCCTGCATTACCGTGCGAAACAATACTGAACGTCCGGTTACCGTGGAAATAGGTACCAATCGGCTTGCAGGAACCGATCCTGCACAAATCAAGCAAATGGTATTTGAAACCTTATCAAACCTGTCTGCCGGTAGGCAGGAAGGCCAGCCGATCAGGCAGGAATCTGTTAAGACGCCTGGTTCAAAAGATAGCCGGATTCCGGAACTGTGGGACGGCCACGCCGCTGAAAGAATTGCGAAGATTATTTATGAGAAGTTGTAA